One Nostoc sp. UHCC 0302 DNA window includes the following coding sequences:
- a CDS encoding 2-oxoglutarate and iron-dependent oxygenase domain-containing protein has product MTSINELTKQTNITSQIPIIDFHPFIVGDSNAKAAVANQISRAIQEMGCFYLKNGVSQTLIDQAFTQAEGFFTLPLAEKEKVASAVTGRSRGYIPFEKMFIGDQPGQLHESFSFANELDPNKAGGDSYTEALDVPNQWPQNPPEFRQVLQQFFQASQECALNVLEAFAIALQLPNSYFTDLHSQQNHAGVFNYYPNISQAPKTGQTRFFEHTDLGSITLLFQDQGGGLEVYTPQGEWIITTSVPNTVLVMAADMMSRWTNDKFCATPHRVSVPTDFHKVKERYSFSFFVIPNYEVEVTCLESCLKTDESPKYSPTFVGDHLLKRTNDRAKKYGRS; this is encoded by the coding sequence ATGACTTCAATCAATGAACTTACAAAGCAAACAAATATTACATCGCAGATTCCCATTATTGATTTTCACCCCTTTATTGTGGGTGACAGCAATGCTAAAGCAGCAGTAGCTAACCAAATTTCTCGTGCTATTCAAGAGATGGGCTGCTTCTATTTAAAAAACGGTGTTTCCCAAACTTTAATTGACCAAGCCTTTACCCAAGCCGAGGGATTTTTTACACTGCCATTAGCAGAAAAAGAGAAAGTAGCCTCAGCAGTGACTGGGCGTAGTCGGGGTTACATACCCTTTGAGAAAATGTTCATTGGCGATCAACCAGGACAATTACACGAATCCTTTAGTTTTGCTAATGAACTTGACCCAAACAAAGCCGGGGGTGACAGTTATACAGAGGCTTTAGATGTACCTAATCAATGGCCGCAAAATCCGCCGGAATTTCGTCAAGTTTTGCAGCAATTCTTCCAGGCTAGCCAAGAATGTGCTTTGAATGTGTTAGAAGCATTTGCGATCGCTTTGCAATTACCAAATTCCTACTTTACCGATTTACATTCTCAGCAAAACCACGCTGGAGTTTTCAATTACTATCCCAACATCTCCCAAGCTCCCAAAACAGGACAAACTCGCTTTTTTGAACACACTGATTTAGGCAGTATCACCTTACTATTTCAGGATCAAGGAGGAGGGCTAGAAGTATACACACCTCAAGGAGAGTGGATTATCACCACTTCAGTTCCTAACACCGTTTTGGTAATGGCAGCAGATATGATGTCACGATGGACAAACGATAAATTTTGTGCCACACCTCACCGAGTTTCTGTACCGACTGATTTTCATAAAGTAAAAGAAAGGTACTCATTTAGCTTTTTTGTGATTCCTAATTACGAAGTAGAAGTCACTTGTCTGGAAAGTTGCTTAAAGACAGATGAATCTCCCAAATATTCCCCAACATTTGTCGGTGATCATCTCCTCAAAAGAACCAATGATCGAGCCAAAAAATATGGTCGTAGTTAA
- a CDS encoding radical SAM protein: protein MYIYQVEISNFCNLTCSYCPHPSQSRAKGNMSFSTFVDVVELAIQCGQKDLFLNNFGEPLLHPELFDFISYAKTKGIECNFITNGILLDEEKAWRLSELGMRDIYLSEHLVGQKERIQQMLKENSIPLSIVYTYNPHQQEKHDWAGQVTSKTTSSRSLTSTIEKYKPCIFENKKRVVVLWDGSINTCCIDVNGTGIVGSVKDYLGRTDEYEFHSIPLCSTCDLMREE from the coding sequence ATGTATATTTATCAAGTTGAAATTTCCAATTTTTGTAATCTAACTTGCTCTTACTGTCCTCATCCATCTCAAAGTAGAGCAAAAGGAAATATGTCATTTTCTACATTTGTAGATGTTGTTGAATTAGCAATACAGTGTGGACAAAAAGATTTATTTCTTAATAATTTTGGAGAACCCTTACTTCATCCAGAATTATTCGATTTTATCTCTTATGCGAAAACGAAGGGAATTGAATGTAATTTTATCACCAACGGTATACTCCTTGATGAGGAAAAGGCATGGCGCTTATCTGAATTAGGAATGCGTGATATTTATCTCTCGGAACATCTTGTCGGGCAGAAAGAGCGTATTCAACAAATGCTGAAGGAAAATTCTATTCCTTTGTCTATCGTCTATACCTATAATCCTCATCAGCAAGAAAAGCATGATTGGGCTGGACAAGTTACTTCTAAAACCACATCAAGTCGAAGTTTAACTAGTACGATAGAAAAGTATAAACCTTGCATTTTTGAAAATAAAAAGCGAGTTGTAGTTTTGTGGGATGGAAGCATCAATACCTGTTGTATAGATGTTAATGGCACAGGTATTGTTGGTTCTGTTAAAGATTACCTTGGGAGAACGGATGAGTATGAGTTTCACTCAATTCCCCTATGTAGCACTTGTGATTTAATGCGTGAAGAATAA
- a CDS encoding 2OG-Fe(II) oxygenase family protein: MNTIQKLEQQTITSTQIPILDFHQFTFSDFASKQAIASQLLCAIEEVGCFYLKNCVPQNAIDQAFGSANGFFALPEFEKRQLAWKDGAALGYFYTKYNGDFREAFVFGEAVLTDRIDTDSPVAQQVHQHLADHPTFHDAVQQLFTACHDAGNRILKAIAIALNLPESYFSDRHPQQADYGLLHRYYEVSEPPAPGEARFEEHTDWGSLSLLFQDENGGLEVCTNAGEWIAAPPLPNTAIVFIADVMQRWTNDKLPATKHRVLMPANARNLPERYSLAFFLSPGDDTEIACIENCLDTGKSPKYPPILTKEYYKQKTEDLAKRFNSSK; encoded by the coding sequence ATGAACACTATTCAAAAACTCGAACAACAAACTATCACTTCCACGCAAATTCCCATCCTTGATTTCCATCAGTTTACTTTTAGTGACTTTGCTAGTAAACAGGCGATCGCTTCTCAACTTTTATGTGCAATTGAAGAAGTTGGCTGCTTTTATCTGAAAAATTGTGTGCCTCAAAATGCAATTGACCAAGCCTTTGGCAGTGCTAATGGCTTCTTTGCGCTACCAGAATTTGAAAAAAGACAACTAGCCTGGAAGGATGGAGCAGCACTAGGATACTTTTACACCAAATATAATGGTGACTTTCGGGAAGCCTTCGTGTTCGGCGAAGCAGTTTTAACAGATCGGATCGATACAGATTCCCCTGTGGCGCAGCAGGTTCATCAACACCTTGCAGACCATCCGACCTTTCATGATGCTGTGCAGCAATTATTCACAGCTTGTCATGATGCTGGTAATCGTATTCTCAAAGCGATCGCCATTGCCCTAAACTTACCAGAATCTTACTTTAGCGATCGCCATCCTCAACAAGCCGACTACGGGCTTTTACATCGCTACTATGAAGTATCTGAACCGCCAGCACCCGGAGAAGCACGCTTCGAGGAACATACAGATTGGGGCAGTCTTTCCTTACTCTTTCAGGATGAAAATGGCGGGCTAGAGGTTTGCACCAATGCCGGAGAATGGATTGCTGCGCCTCCACTTCCTAACACAGCGATAGTCTTTATTGCAGATGTCATGCAGCGATGGACAAACGATAAACTCCCTGCTACCAAACATCGGGTACTGATGCCAGCCAATGCCCGTAATCTTCCAGAAAGATACTCCTTAGCTTTCTTTCTCTCTCCTGGTGATGATACAGAGATTGCCTGTATTGAAAATTGCTTAGATACAGGCAAATCTCCTAAATACCCGCCGATCCTCACAAAAGAATATTACAAGCAAAAAACTGAAGATTTGGCAAAAAGATTTAACAGTTCTAAATGA